In the Dysgonomonas mossii genome, TCCTTATTTAAGAAAAAAGAATAGAGTATAAAAAGAGATAATTCTTAAAAGCTGAGAAAGAGGTATATTCCAACGAGTATTATCTCTTTCTCTGCTTTTAACGAATTCTTATTTCTTCGCCAGCAATACTACATTCTCTACATGATGTGTATGAGGGAACATATCTACAGGCTGTACTCTGTCCACTTTATATTTTTCGTCCAACAAAGACAGGTCACGTGCCTGAGTAGCCGGATTACAACTAACATATACAATACGATCGGGCTCGGCAAAAAGAATTGTCTTTATCACATCATCATGCATACCTGCACGTGGAGGGTCTGTGATAATCACATCAGGGCGTCCATGCTCATTGATGAAGTCCTGTGTAAGAATATCCTTCATATCTCCCGCATAAAACAGCGTGTTATCTATCTTATTTATTTGGGAATTAACTCTCGCGTCCAAGATAGCATCCTCTACATATTCTATTCCTACCACTTTCTTTGCCTTAGAGGCTACAAAGTTGGCAATAGTACCTGTACCTGTATAAAGGTCATATACAAGTTCATCGCCGGATAGGTTTGCAAAATCACGTGCTATTTTATACAAATTATAAGCTTGCTCGCTATTTGTCTGATAAAAAGACTTAGGACCTATCTTAAACTTTAAGCCTTCCATCTCTTCATATATACAATCATTTCCTTTCCATACCAGAACGTCTTGATCTGTTATAGTATCATTCGCTTTCTGATTGACAATATAGAGTAATGACGTTATTTGAGGGAACTCTGTGGCAACAGCCGTCAATAAGTCTTCTTGTTGTTCTTTTTCATCATCATAGAATACAACAATCACCATCAGTTCACCCGTTGTGGATGTCCGTACAATAAGGTTGCGCATCAATCCACCTCTATTTCTTAAATCAAAGAAGGTATAGTTTTTATCATAACAGTATTGACGTATAAAATTGCGGATCTGATTAGAAATGTCTTCTTGTAGCCAACATTTGTCTATATCCAATACTTTATCAAACATACCCGGAATGTGAAAGCCCAACGCATTCATATTATCAAAACTTTCACCGGAATTGATTTGCTCCAAGGTAAGCCATTTTTTATTCGAAAAAGTGAACTCTAATTTGTTTCTGTAAAACTGTGTTTTTTCCGAACCTAATATATGATGAATATCAGGCAACTCTATTTTTCCTATACGCGTCAAATTATCCTCAACCTGCTTTTGCTTATACTTTAATTGCTCCGCATAGGGCAGGACTTGCCATTTACAGCCGCCACAGATACCGAAATGTTCACAGAATGCTTCTGTACGGTTTGGTGAGTATGAGATAAAACGGACAGGCTTCCCTTCCGCATATTTATTTTTCTTGCGGGTTATTTGCAAATCGATCACGTCGCCCGGCACAACGTATGGTATAAACACAACCAAATCATCTACCTTAGCTATAGCTTTGCCTTCTGCGGCTACATCTACGATCTCTACATTTTCTATTAACGGAAGTTCTTTTTTCTTTCTGGCCATTGATCTTTATTTGAGTATAAAATGCGTGCAAAGATAATTCTATTTTTTCGCTTTTTGGTGTTAGCACCCCCCGCTATCTTGATAGCTTTAGAAAAAGGTGACAAAAGTGACACTTTTTTACTTGTTTTTTATTGTCACTTTCCATATTAAAGAGCACATCCATATCAGAGATCACGTATATAAGATAAATTAGAATAGAAGACATAACCTGATTTGGCTTCTGCCCTATTTTTTCTTCATCTCTTTGATAGTCTTGTAACAGACAAATGTCAGGAATAAGCCAATTAGAATAATAACCACCCATAAAAAAAGAGGCTTTTCGATCAGTGACGGCTGCCTTTCAGGAACTGCAACCGGCATATTAATCTGTGAAAGATTCTCCGTTTTAACAATAGGCAAATCTACAGGAATATCATTCTTAAAGTGATCTATATCATAATCAGGTGATGATTTATATCTCATACCAACCTCCAAATAATATTTTTCACCCTTCTCTAGATAAGCGCACAAATAACGATTCAATCCATACACTTTGATTGAAACAATATCTAACGGAAGATTATTATTATTCTCAATAGCTATAAAAGTGTGCTTGCCAAGAGGAAAATAATCGACGATGAAAGAGTTATCCGTTTTGGAAGACAAATCGAACTTTAAAGACTTTTTGTTAATTGTATCAGACAAAAGAACATGTCGCAAATAATGAGCATCGCTTTGTACCGATATCTCCAGTCGATTGATCTTATATGTGTCCTGCAAATCGGGAAAACTGATATATGTTTTCTTGTTTATACTATCCTTAGCTACGAAACGACCCAGATTGATTTCGGAGAACTGTCCATAAATATTTGAGCTTGCATAATTTCCTACCCTTAATATTTTTAACGGACTGTTTTGATCATTTTCAATCGTTATCTCATAATGCTTATAGTTTCCTTGGGGAATATCGAGCAGTAAAGCATCTTCGTTATTATCCGCCTTATGCTCCAGATTGTAGATGTGAGTCTTCTGCTTTACAATATACCATTGCAACAAATCATTACTCCCTCTCACCGAAGCATATTTATTAACGTCGGCACTACGTATAAAAATATAAAAACGACTTATATCATCTAACTTTGTATTATCTATAACAACAATATTAAGACTATCCTTTTCAATATTCTGCTTTAATGAATAGCTTTCAAATCGACTTACTTCCTGCACCGGACTCACCGCTCGAAGAAAATAAGAGATCTCTTTATTTTTACTATTGTATATCCTCAAATCGGATAAGTCAGACGCAACAGACTTCGCTATTATATGCTGATCGAGCTCTATATTATAATACCCTTTTTCTTCTACTGGTTTTACATCAGCACGCCAAAGTGACTGTCCATAGACTTGAAAGACAAAAAGAGAAAGCAGATATGTAAATATTATTTTTTTCATCAGGCTTGGTTTTTATTCCTTATTTTCTTCAATTTTTTCTACTCCATCAGCTTTTACCAATATCTTTATCTTCTGTTGCAAGAAGGATACCGACAGCAGGATAACCCCTAAAATAA is a window encoding:
- the rlmD gene encoding 23S rRNA (uracil(1939)-C(5))-methyltransferase RlmD, producing MARKKKELPLIENVEIVDVAAEGKAIAKVDDLVVFIPYVVPGDVIDLQITRKKNKYAEGKPVRFISYSPNRTEAFCEHFGICGGCKWQVLPYAEQLKYKQKQVEDNLTRIGKIELPDIHHILGSEKTQFYRNKLEFTFSNKKWLTLEQINSGESFDNMNALGFHIPGMFDKVLDIDKCWLQEDISNQIRNFIRQYCYDKNYTFFDLRNRGGLMRNLIVRTSTTGELMVIVVFYDDEKEQQEDLLTAVATEFPQITSLLYIVNQKANDTITDQDVLVWKGNDCIYEEMEGLKFKIGPKSFYQTNSEQAYNLYKIARDFANLSGDELVYDLYTGTGTIANFVASKAKKVVGIEYVEDAILDARVNSQINKIDNTLFYAGDMKDILTQDFINEHGRPDVIITDPPRAGMHDDVIKTILFAEPDRIVYVSCNPATQARDLSLLDEKYKVDRVQPVDMFPHTHHVENVVLLAKK